In a single window of the Cetobacterium somerae ATCC BAA-474 genome:
- a CDS encoding cupin domain-containing protein: MIKKKSDLKVNEIDGLKGGIGKLKMIEILTASELKDEGKLFSRVILEKGSSIGFHKHENDFEVYYILNGKGEVQEAEGTYEVGEGDVVYTSHGEEHSLTNIGENELEMIAVVINHRV, translated from the coding sequence ATGATTAAGAAAAAATCTGATTTAAAAGTTAATGAAATTGACGGTTTAAAAGGTGGGATTGGCAAATTAAAAATGATTGAGATTTTAACTGCGTCTGAGCTAAAAGATGAGGGAAAGCTCTTTAGTAGGGTAATTTTAGAGAAAGGTTCATCAATAGGTTTTCATAAGCATGAGAATGACTTTGAAGTTTACTATATTTTAAATGGAAAGGGAGAGGTTCAAGAAGCTGAGGGAACTTATGAAGTTGGTGAAGGTGATGTAGTTTATACATCTCATGGAGAAGAACATTCTCTTACTAATATTGGAGAAAATGAACTAGAAATGATAGCAGTTGTAATCAATCATAGGGTTTAA
- a CDS encoding acyl-CoA dehydratase activase has protein sequence MDIRIGIDIGSTATKVAIFHNDILERFFSVPSGWSSVETSEKIKKDLENEGYNFEECKVTATGYGRISVPYANKTVTEITCHSKGVQYITKKTNFTIIDIGGQDTKVIEVSGGNVENFIMNDKCSAGTGRFIEVMANILGVKLDKLYELATLGEKVEISSMCTVFAESEIISLMGRGAAKEDIACGIIDSVVNKVVGLASRSKLTEEYFLSGGLCASPYFIEELSKKLGKKVNTHDLARYAGAIGAALMQKI, from the coding sequence ATGGATATAAGAATTGGAATTGATATAGGTTCTACAGCTACAAAAGTTGCGATATTTCATAATGATATACTGGAAAGATTTTTTTCTGTTCCTAGTGGATGGAGTAGCGTAGAAACTTCTGAGAAAATAAAAAAAGATTTAGAAAACGAAGGATATAATTTTGAAGAGTGTAAAGTTACAGCAACTGGATATGGAAGAATTTCAGTTCCATATGCTAATAAAACTGTTACTGAAATCACATGTCATAGTAAAGGTGTTCAATATATAACTAAAAAAACTAATTTTACAATTATAGATATAGGAGGACAAGATACCAAAGTTATAGAAGTTTCTGGTGGTAATGTAGAAAATTTTATTATGAATGATAAGTGCTCTGCTGGAACAGGGCGTTTTATTGAGGTTATGGCAAATATTTTAGGTGTAAAATTAGATAAGTTATATGAGTTAGCAACACTTGGAGAAAAAGTTGAGATATCTTCAATGTGTACAGTTTTTGCTGAAAGTGAAATAATTAGCTTAATGGGAAGGGGAGCTGCTAAAGAGGATATAGCTTGTGGTATTATAGATTCAGTAGTGAATAAAGTTGTTGGTCTTGCAAGTAGAAGTAAATTAACAGAAGAGTACTTTCTCTCTGGTGGATTATGTGCTAGTCCATACTTTATAGAGGAACTTTCTAAAAAGTTAGGGAAAAAAGTAAATACACATGATTTAGCTCGTTATGCAGGAGCTATCGGAGCAGCGTTGATGCAAAAAATATAA
- a CDS encoding double-cubane-cluster-containing anaerobic reductase — translation MKVDLNEVFEEFAEARRNGFLKVKELKDQGAHIVGTFCTYTPKEIIYAAGGTPVTLCGVSNDTIPAAEIHLPKNLCPLIKSSYGYAISDKCPYMYFSDLVVGETTCDGKKKMYELLGEIKDTYVMQLPHSQDSEYAKNMWKHEVIKFKEKLETKFSTSVTEEKLRESINLCNRERISLSNFYSLGKLIPPPISGYDMFTILNGVLYIFDKEEQIAKLNEITASLKELHANNECKISKTAPRILITGCPLGGVADKIIKQLEEVGAVVVVYENCGGTKNTEKLVDENEEPIKAIADKYLSIPCSVMSPNKGREDMLSNLIKEYKVDGVVEIILQSCHTYAIETRNIKRHVNNLGVPFISIETDYSTSDKGQIRTRLEAFVEML, via the coding sequence ATGAAAGTAGATTTAAACGAAGTTTTTGAAGAATTTGCTGAAGCTAGAAGAAATGGCTTTCTAAAGGTAAAAGAATTAAAAGATCAAGGAGCTCATATAGTTGGGACATTTTGTACATATACACCTAAAGAGATTATTTATGCTGCTGGTGGAACTCCAGTTACTCTTTGTGGTGTAAGTAATGATACAATTCCAGCTGCTGAAATTCATTTACCAAAAAATCTTTGTCCACTAATAAAATCAAGTTACGGATATGCTATCTCAGATAAGTGTCCCTATATGTATTTTTCAGATTTAGTTGTAGGTGAAACTACATGTGATGGAAAAAAGAAAATGTATGAATTACTTGGAGAAATAAAAGATACCTATGTAATGCAACTACCTCACTCACAAGATTCTGAATATGCAAAAAATATGTGGAAACATGAAGTTATAAAATTTAAAGAAAAACTTGAAACGAAATTCTCTACTTCTGTAACAGAGGAAAAACTACGTGAAAGTATAAATTTATGTAATAGAGAAAGAATTAGTCTTTCAAATTTTTATTCATTAGGTAAACTTATTCCTCCTCCTATATCAGGATATGATATGTTTACAATTTTAAATGGTGTTCTATATATTTTTGATAAAGAAGAACAAATTGCAAAACTTAATGAAATTACAGCAAGTCTTAAAGAGTTGCATGCAAATAATGAATGTAAAATATCAAAAACTGCTCCTAGAATTTTAATAACTGGTTGTCCCCTTGGAGGAGTTGCAGATAAAATTATAAAACAATTAGAAGAAGTTGGTGCTGTTGTAGTTGTATATGAAAACTGTGGTGGAACAAAAAATACTGAAAAGTTAGTTGATGAAAATGAGGAACCTATAAAAGCTATTGCTGATAAATATCTTTCTATACCTTGCTCTGTAATGAGTCCAAACAAAGGAAGAGAAGATATGCTTTCAAATCTTATTAAAGAATATAAAGTTGATGGTGTTGTAGAGATAATTTTACAATCTTGTCATACTTATGCTATTGAAACCAGAAATATAAAAAGACATGTCAATAACCTTGGGGTACCTTTTATATCAATTGAAACAGATTATTCAACATCTGATAAAGGACAAATTAGAACAAGATTAGAAGCTTTTGTTGAAATGCTTTAA